The following are encoded together in the Zingiber officinale cultivar Zhangliang chromosome 8A, Zo_v1.1, whole genome shotgun sequence genome:
- the LOC122010747 gene encoding serine carboxypeptidase II-3-like, whose amino-acid sequence MKPSFSCLCFFFLLCLLQCGASGTVQQGDALNKFYFNNRAGRSSSSWPSSLLSVSNLESKVYDNSKLKEGDKVVRLPGQPAGVHFDQYAGYVTVDKPNGRALFYYFVEATENSGSKPLVLWLNGGPGCSSLGYGAMEELGPFRVMSDGKTLYRNPYAWNEVANVLFLESPAGVGFSYSNTTSDYAKSGDRRTAIDALIFLVNWFERFPEYKGRDFFITGESYAGHYVPQLAHAILHHKDRFINLKGIAIGNAVINEETDRKGMFDYFWTHALIADETIVSIHKFCNFSLDTQQQPPECDRVVDEASRVFDEVNIYNIYAPLCFSSGVTPTPKLPSIENFDPCTSNYVEAYLNNPAVQKALHANVTKLNYTWSGCSQVIPSWSDQPSTMLPIIHELLSNGIRVLKYSGDFDGRVPVTSTRYSLNKLKLKVKASWRDWMLNSEVAGYTVVYDHNLTFATVRGAGHEVPSYQPARALEMIKSFFQGLHLPAA is encoded by the exons ATGAAGCCAAGTTTCAGCTgtctctgcttcttcttcctcctctgtttATTACAATGCGGAGCTTCTGGTACAGTGCAGCAGGGAGATGCTCTGAACAAGTTCTACTTTAACAACAGAGCAGGTAGGTCTTCTTCTTCATGGCCTAGCAGTCTCCTTTCGGTATCCAACCTGGAGTCTAAGGTCTACGACAATAGCAAACTGAAGGAGGGCGACAAGGTTGTTCGGCTACCCGGCCAACCGGCCGGCGTGCATTTCGATCAGTACGCGGGATATGTCACCGTCGACAAACCCAATGGTCGGGCTCTGTTTTACTACTTCGTCGAGGCTACCGAGAATAGCGGGTCGAAGCCTCTTGTGCTCTGGCTCAATGGAG GGCCGGGTTGTTCGTCGTTGGGGTACGGCGCCATGGAGGAGCTCGGGCCGTTTCGGGTGATGAGCGATGGCAAGACTCTGTACAGGAATCCCTACGCTTGGAACGAAG TGGCGAACGTCTTGTTCCTCGAGAGCCCTGCCGGCGTCGGCTTCTCCTACTCCAACACCACGTCGGACTACGCCAAGAGCGGCGACCGTAGGACGGCGATCGATGCGTTGATTTTCCTCGTCAACTGGTTCGAGCGGTTCCCGGAGTATAAGGGGAGGGACTTCTTCATCACCGGCGAGAGCTACGCCGGGCACTACGTCCCCCAACTCGCCCATGCCATACTCCATCACAAAGATCGTTTCATCAACCTCAAAGGCATCGCG ATCGGGAACGCAGTGATCAACGAGGAGACGGATAGGAAGGGGATGTTCGACTATTTCTGGACGCACGCGTTGATTGCCGACGAGACGATCGTCTCGATCCACAAGTTTTGCAATTTCTCGCTGGATACGCAGCAGCAGCCTCCGGAGTGCGACCGAGTAGTCGACGAGGCGAGCCGTGTCTTCGATGAAGTGAACATCTACAACATATATGCACCGCTGTGCTTCTCGTCGGGCGTGACGCCGACTCCAAAGTTGCCTTCG ATTGAGAATTTTGATCCTTGTACTTCTAATTACGTGGAGGCATATCTTAATAATCCTGCGGTACAGAAAGCTCTACATGCCAATGTGACAAAGCTCAACTACACCTGGTCTGGTTGTAG CCAAGTGATACCAAGTTGGTCAGATCAGCCTTCCACAATGTTGCCAATTATTCACGAATTGTTATCTAATGGGATTAGGGTTTTGAAGTACAG TGGTGACTTTGATGGAAGAGTTCCTGTTACTTCCACAAGATACTCCCTCAATAAGCTAAAGCTTAAAGTGAAAGCTTCATGGAGAGATTGGATGCTTAATAGTGAG GTCGCGGGATACACTGTAGTGTATGATCACAATTTGACATTTGCCACTGTTCGAGGAGCCGGACATGAGGTTCCAAGTTATCAGCCAGCTCGAGCTCTGGAGATGATCAAAAGTTTTTTTCAAGGGCTGCATCTCCCGGCTGCTTAA